A window from Culex pipiens pallens isolate TS chromosome 3, TS_CPP_V2, whole genome shotgun sequence encodes these proteins:
- the LOC120419996 gene encoding cysteinyl leukotriene receptor 1-like — MQSNSSVDVFWEGGFLLPLVLSSPETSHHFKAGWYSTSEDLLTSAELNSSSVVLKTVTTTSVYLVTTTTTSKTAVRGVSDRTSPTVDVSQRDPNYDQQTFLHYAEVLSVINFYYVPALVLFGSIGNILSVLVFFKTKLKKLSSSYYLAALGLSDTCYLFGLFVTWLNLIDVKIHTLEVYCQFLMFLSNLCSFLSVWFVVAFTVERFIAVLYPLKRQTMCTVRRAKMVISALTLIGVFISMPVIFFASPLYSPTMNETICDMPEEYKDQMTVFNYLDTILVFVVPFTVIVVLNTFTALTVWKFAGVRRTMTMPRSFAGTRRHHQPLQLSTSSTSQLYVNGAIPVQQIHHYSKSNVATSQIKVTKMLLIVSTVFVCLNLPSYAVRLKIFLGTEHANTMLLVQNCSQLCFMTNFGINFILYCVSGQNFRKAVLGMFRKRSMQQMNLEQPSGTQITEFVLRSGSKMRRHTTASNNNNHPPEAAVGDGVSWRELTDYQITNFVK, encoded by the exons atgcaGAGCAATTCAAGTGTCGATGTCTTCTGGGAAGGGGGCTTCCTGCTGCCTTTGGTGCTGTCATCGCCGGAGACGTCGCACCATTTCAAGGCCGGATGGTACTCGACAAGCGAAGATCTGCTGACGTCAGCGGAGCTAAACTCAAGTAGTGTTGTGCTAAAGACCGTCACCACCACTTCCGTGTACttggtgacgacgacgaccacctccaaaACCGCCGTAAGAGGCGTCAGTGATCGGACTTCTCCCACGGTGGACGTGTCCCAGCGGGATCCAAACTATGACCAGCAAACCTTCCTGCACTACGCGGAAGTGCTCAGTGTGATCAACTTCTACTACGTCCCCGCCCTCGTCCTGTTCGGCAGCATCGGGAACATCCTCTCGGTGCTGGTGTTCTTCAAAACCAAACTCAAGAAACTCTCCTCCTCGTACTACCTGGCCGCGCTCGGACTCAGTGACACGTGCTACCTGTTCGGCCTGTTCGTAACGTGGCTCAACCTGATCGACGTCAAGATCCACACCCTCGAAGTGTACTGCCAGTTCCTGATGTTCCTCAGCAATCTGTGCAGCTTTCTCTCGGTGTGGTTCGTGGTGGCCTTCACGGTGGAACGCTTCATAGCCGTCCTGTACCCCCTGAAGCGGCAAACCATGTGCACCGTCCGGCGTGCCAAGATGGTGATAAGTGCGTTGACGTTGATTGGAGTGTTTATCAGCATGCCGGTGATTTTCTTCGCCTCTCCACTCTACTCGCCCACCATGAATGAAACCATTTGTGATATGCCCGAGGAGTACAAA GACCAGATGACGGTATTCAACTACCTGGACACGATACTCGTGTTTGTGGTCCCGTTCACGGTGATAGTGGTGCTGAACACCTTCACGGCACTCACGGTGTGGAAGTTTGCGGGCGTGCGACGCACGATGACGATGCCCCGGAG TTTCGCCGGAACTCGTCGACACCATCAGCCCCTTCAGCTCAGCACGTCCTCGACGAGTCAGCTGTACGTGAATGGAGCCATTCCCGTGCAGCAAATTCACCACTACA GTAAAAGCAACGTGGCAACTTCCCAAATAAAGGTTACCAAGATGCTGCTGATAGTGTCGACCGTTTTCGTCTGTCTGAATCTTCCCAGCTATGCAGTGAGGCTGAAGATTTTTCTCGGG ACGGAACACGCCAACACGATGCTGCTGGTGCAGAACTGCAGCCAGTTGTGCTTCATGACCAACTTTGGCATCAACTTCATCCTGTACTGCGTTAGTGGGCAAAATTTCAG GAAAGCCGTGCTCGGAATGTTTCGCAAACGCAGCATGCAGCAGATGAACCTGGAGCAACCGTCGGGTACGCAAATCACAG AGTTCGTCCTCCGGAGCGGCTCCAAGATGCGACGCCACACAACggccagcaacaacaacaatcacccGCCGGAAGCCGCCGTGGGGGACGGAGTGTCCTGGCGCGAGCTGACCGATTATCAAATCACAAATTTTGTAAAGTGA